In a genomic window of Gossypium arboreum isolate Shixiya-1 chromosome 7, ASM2569848v2, whole genome shotgun sequence:
- the LOC128295432 gene encoding uncharacterized protein LOC128295432: MAEYEREFVYLSKYARDIVPTKKEICIRFEEGLNEEIRIMIGGTEIREFVVLSDRAQKLEELYNRKMQRDRKNNKSFKRSTSKSFSALPAKKSKEKFRRATSAPERLGKSRPRQSDYKVSDRPAISVSSVQNTQRPKCQHYGRSHPGECKCKLRACYKFGATDHFIRDCPQQQVEEVEQKEKQKSPPQKGRRSGQSSATGATRLGMKDTTSRLEVRAPAHTYAIRAREEAIAPDGREFPADLMLLPFWEFDIILGTDWLMKHDALVNCREKRISLKCQTGDIILVESGNLGDTVRIISFISAQKLLRKGNEAYLAYILDAQNSESKLEQLPVVNEFMDVFSEELSGLPPDKEVKFVINVLSGTAPISVTPYRMAPAELKELKTQLQELLDKGFIRLSMSPWGTPKNVEFVWSDECQRNFDQLKKMLTEALVLTQPESGVPYVVYSDASLNGLGCVLMQSGKVIAYASRQLKLHEKNYPTHNLKLAAIFLL; this comes from the exons atggctgaatatgaaagagaatttgtttatctgAGCAAATATGCACGAGATATTGTACCCACTAAGAAAGAAATATGtatcagatttgaagaagggctaaaTGAAGAGATTAGAATAATGATAGGAGGCACTGAAATACGAGAATTCGTTGTTCTATCAGATCGTGCTCAGAAACTTGAAGAATTATATAATAGaaagatgcaacgagatagaAAGAACAACAAATCTTTCAAAAGAAGCACATCTAAGTCATTTTCTGCTTTACCagcaaagaaatctaaagagAAATTTCGTCGAGCCACTTCAGCACCAGAAAGATTGGGAAAGAGTAGACCAAGACAATCTGATTACAAAGTATCTGACAGACCTGCTATTAGCGTGAGTAGTGTTCAAAATACCCAAAGGCCTAAATGCCAACATTATGGAAGAAGTCACCCCGGTGAATGTAAATGTAAGTTAAGGGCTTGTTATAAATTTGGGGCCACTGACCACTTTATTCGTGACTGTCCCCAACAACAAGTAGAAGAAGTTGAACAAAAGGAGAAACAGAAAAGTCCTCCTCAAAAAGGAAGACGCTCTGGTCAGAGCAGTGCTACAGGGGCTACTCGTTTAGGTATGAAAGATACTACTAGTCGATTAGAAGTTAGGGCCCCTGCTCATACTTATGCCATTCGAGCAAGAGAAGAAGCGATAGCTCCAGAC GGCCGTGAATTCcccgctgatttgatgttgttacccttcTGGGAATTTGATATTATCTTAGGCACAGACTGGTTAATGAAACATGATGCGTTAGTGAATTGTCGAGAAAAACGAATCAGTTTAAAATGTCAGACAGGTgatattattttggttgagtctggAAATTTGGGTGATACTGTTagaataatttcatttatttctgcTCAGAAATTATTGCGCAAAGGAAATGAGGcatatttagcctatattcttgatGCTCAGAATTCTGAATCAAAGTTAGAGCAATTACCAGTTGTGAATGAATTCATGGATGTATTTTCTGAAGAACTATCAGGTTTACCACCCGATAAAGAGGTTAAGTTTGTGATAAATGTACTTTCGGGAACAGCTCCCATATCAGTGAcgccatatagaatggctccagcagaattaaaagagttgaagacacagttaCAAGAGTTGTTGGACAAAGGGTTTATCAGACTGAGTATGTCGCCATGGGGTAcacct AAGAATGTTGAATTTGTATGGTCTGATGAGTGTCAACGaaattttgatcagttgaagaaaATGTTGACTGAGGCTCTAGTGTTAACTCAGCCTGAATCAGGTGTGCCGTATGTggtatatagtgatgcatctttgaatggtttaggctgtgtattgatgcagtCAGGAAAGGTTATAGCATATGCTTCTCGGCAATTGAAATTACATGAGAAGAACTACCCTACACATAATCTTAAGCTAGCTGCTAtttttttgctttaa